A section of the Cryobacterium soli genome encodes:
- a CDS encoding transglutaminase family protein, with amino-acid sequence MKRLRIRHTTGYRYEGEVATSYNEARMLPVTSPEQFVLYSNLDISPVSSNHNYLDYWGTRVSSFEVLTPHAELTLTANSLVEVSPREHPVHPVSWDDLATAVARSTSSVEHSWQTPLTEPPADVVASAQEIAGRLDPCDAALAICRFVGENMAYVQGVTGVKTNAREAWADKRGVCQDITHVALGALRAVGIPARYVSGYLHPKPLAEIGETVTGESHAWVEWFCGEWRGYDPTNLIDIGDRHVGVGRGRDYNDIAPLRGVYAGTGGSQLFVKVEITRES; translated from the coding sequence ATGAAGCGCCTGCGGATCCGCCACACCACGGGCTACCGGTACGAGGGTGAGGTGGCCACCTCGTACAACGAGGCGCGGATGCTGCCCGTCACCTCGCCCGAGCAGTTCGTGCTCTACTCCAACCTCGACATCAGCCCGGTGTCGAGCAACCACAACTACCTGGACTACTGGGGCACCCGGGTGTCGTCGTTCGAGGTGCTCACCCCGCATGCCGAGCTCACCCTCACCGCCAACAGCCTCGTGGAGGTGTCGCCGCGGGAGCACCCGGTGCATCCGGTGAGCTGGGACGACCTGGCCACCGCGGTGGCCCGGTCGACCTCGTCGGTCGAGCACTCCTGGCAGACGCCGCTGACCGAACCTCCGGCGGATGTGGTCGCGAGCGCGCAGGAGATCGCCGGGCGCCTGGACCCGTGCGACGCCGCCCTGGCGATCTGCCGCTTCGTGGGCGAGAACATGGCGTACGTGCAGGGTGTCACCGGGGTGAAGACCAACGCCAGGGAGGCCTGGGCCGACAAACGCGGGGTCTGCCAGGACATCACCCATGTGGCGCTCGGGGCGCTGCGCGCGGTGGGCATCCCCGCCCGGTACGTCTCCGGGTACCTGCACCCCAAGCCGTTGGCCGAGATCGGCGAGACCGTGACGGGTGAATCGCACGCCTGGGTGGAGTGGTTCTGCGGCGAATGGCGCGGCTACGACCCCACCAACCTCATCGACATCGGCGACCGGCACGTGGGTGTCGGGCGTGGCCGCGACTACAACGACATCGCGCCGCTGCGCGGGGTGTATGCCGGCACCGGCGGGTCGCAGCTCTTCGTGAAGGTGGAGATCACCCGGGAGTCGTGA